From one Suicoccus acidiformans genomic stretch:
- a CDS encoding UDP-N-acetylmuramoyl-L-alanyl-D-glutamate--2,6-diaminopimelate ligase translates to MKQTELIRPLVNARVYGAQLSKDQDVTAVVNDSRKVIPGACFIAIVGERFDGHDAIDEVVAAGAKIIIVEELTAYQEYPGVSFVKVASTFRAQAMLANAFYKEPTKDLNVIAVTGTNGKTTTTNMISSLLNHLNRPTGLIGTMHYKVDQTYYPAVNTTPNALELQRLFREMLDASCQDAIIEASSHALALGRLWYTDVDCAIFTNLTREHLDYHQTMDAYATAKSLLFSQLGQRFYEGKPRLAILNMDDPYWSQMAQATAAEILTYSLNKPEATVYATDIAAATEGVSFQLNDGEGTYAVTLPMQGQFNIANYLAAFLCLKFYYQFSTAEILEATAHFKGVSGRMEQVEAGQAFTVVVDFAHTQDALENVLADLAKRPHRRLITVTGHSGGNRDSAARPGIGDILFKYSDHVVLTADNPRFESVEKIAKEIVGTHTDASYEVVVDRIEAVHRALQIAEPEDIILLAGKGGEGYQIIGDDKIPYDDVDVVKDYYRNLKEN, encoded by the coding sequence GTGAAGCAAACGGAGTTGATACGACCTTTAGTTAATGCACGAGTTTATGGGGCTCAATTAAGCAAAGATCAAGACGTCACGGCTGTTGTAAATGATAGCCGTAAGGTTATCCCAGGTGCATGTTTCATTGCGATAGTTGGTGAACGCTTCGATGGGCACGATGCCATTGATGAAGTTGTAGCAGCTGGAGCGAAGATTATAATTGTAGAAGAATTGACAGCTTACCAAGAATATCCAGGGGTTAGTTTTGTAAAGGTGGCAAGTACCTTTAGAGCGCAGGCGATGCTCGCCAATGCCTTCTATAAGGAACCCACGAAAGACCTAAATGTTATTGCAGTCACCGGCACAAATGGCAAGACTACGACAACAAATATGATTAGCTCTCTATTAAATCATCTTAATCGTCCTACAGGTCTTATTGGGACCATGCACTATAAAGTCGATCAAACTTACTATCCTGCTGTCAATACGACCCCCAATGCGCTAGAATTACAGCGCTTATTCCGGGAGATGCTTGACGCTTCTTGTCAAGATGCGATTATTGAAGCATCATCACACGCACTTGCCCTAGGACGTTTGTGGTATACAGATGTGGATTGTGCTATATTCACCAACCTTACGCGGGAGCACTTGGACTACCATCAAACGATGGATGCCTATGCTACAGCGAAGAGTCTCCTCTTCAGCCAATTAGGTCAACGCTTTTATGAAGGTAAACCACGCTTGGCTATCTTAAATATGGACGATCCATATTGGAGCCAGATGGCGCAAGCTACCGCAGCGGAAATTCTGACTTACAGTCTAAACAAGCCAGAAGCAACCGTTTATGCAACAGACATTGCTGCAGCGACTGAGGGCGTTTCTTTTCAATTAAATGATGGAGAAGGTACTTATGCTGTGACCTTACCGATGCAAGGGCAATTTAATATTGCCAATTATTTGGCAGCTTTTCTGTGCTTGAAGTTTTATTATCAATTCTCAACCGCAGAAATTCTTGAAGCAACCGCCCACTTTAAAGGGGTCAGCGGGCGTATGGAACAAGTTGAAGCTGGACAAGCTTTTACGGTTGTCGTTGATTTCGCTCATACACAAGATGCCTTGGAGAATGTCTTGGCAGATTTGGCCAAGCGTCCCCATCGTCGTTTAATTACAGTTACCGGCCACAGCGGGGGCAACCGCGACAGTGCGGCCCGACCTGGAATTGGGGATATCTTATTTAAATATTCTGATCATGTAGTGCTGACTGCAGATAATCCACGTTTCGAATCGGTCGAAAAGATTGCCAAGGAAATTGTTGGAACCCATACGGATGCTTCCTATGAGGTTGTGGTCGACCGAATAGAAGCCGTGCACAGAGCCTTACAAATAGCTGAGCCAGAGGATATTATCCTTTTAGCTGGCAAAGGTGGGGAAGGTTACCAAATTATTGGGGATGATAAAATTCCTTACGATGACGTTGATGTCGTCAAAGACTATTATCGAAATTTAAAGGAGAACTAA
- the mraY gene encoding phospho-N-acetylmuramoyl-pentapeptide-transferase, giving the protein MTYILLLLVSFVLTLVGVQGFIRYMKQREIGQITREEGPLWHEVKTGTPTMGGTIFVLVIAFMSVITTWLTGNLDPAVWILSLTFLLFGGIGFVDDFISVFQGRNEGLTAKQKFILQVVFSIFVSFVAFQGGIGYMVPFFGYQIQSGILVALFTFFWITGFSNAVNLTDGLDGLATGLSIIAFAAYGIIAYRQGQASLAMVCAVAVVCLLAFLMFNKKPAKIFMGDVGSLALGASLAVLSLLTGNPWSLLVIGLVFVVETASVILQVLSFKLTGKRIFKMSPIHHHFELSGWSETKVVSVFWLVGLVATALYLVWAW; this is encoded by the coding sequence ATGACGTATATTCTATTATTGCTCGTGAGCTTTGTCTTAACGTTAGTCGGCGTTCAGGGCTTTATCCGTTACATGAAGCAAAGAGAAATTGGCCAAATTACCCGTGAAGAAGGCCCCCTATGGCATGAAGTCAAAACAGGTACCCCAACCATGGGTGGCACGATCTTTGTCCTAGTAATAGCCTTCATGTCTGTCATTACTACTTGGCTAACAGGCAACTTAGACCCTGCAGTATGGATACTTAGCTTAACCTTCCTGCTATTTGGCGGAATTGGTTTCGTTGATGACTTTATCAGTGTCTTTCAAGGACGTAATGAAGGTTTAACAGCTAAGCAGAAATTCATCTTACAAGTCGTCTTCTCGATATTTGTTAGTTTTGTAGCCTTTCAAGGTGGGATTGGCTACATGGTTCCATTCTTTGGTTATCAAATTCAATCCGGTATTCTTGTGGCACTGTTTACCTTCTTTTGGATCACTGGTTTTTCCAATGCCGTCAATCTAACCGATGGTTTAGACGGATTAGCAACCGGCTTGTCTATCATAGCTTTTGCAGCTTATGGCATCATTGCCTACCGCCAAGGCCAAGCGAGTTTGGCGATGGTATGTGCGGTAGCTGTTGTGTGTCTGCTAGCTTTCTTAATGTTTAACAAGAAACCAGCCAAAATCTTCATGGGGGATGTAGGCTCATTGGCACTGGGTGCGAGTTTAGCAGTGCTCTCGCTATTAACCGGGAATCCATGGAGCTTGCTTGTCATCGGACTTGTCTTCGTGGTCGAGACGGCCAGTGTTATTCTGCAAGTTCTATCTTTTAAGTTAACTGGCAAACGCATCTTCAAAATGAGTCCCATCCATCATCACTTCGAACTATCAGGTTGGTCTGAGACGAAAGTTGTAAGTGTATTCTGGTTGGTTGGGTTAGTAGCAACGGCTCTCTATCTAGTCTGGGCCTGGTAA